Within Bacillus sp. FJAT-45350, the genomic segment ACTTGAAGAGGCTAAAGAAAAGTGGACTAAGTTAAAATAAAAAATTACGTTGACATGAAAGATTCTATCATGGTATTATGTTTCTTGTTAGTTGTTTGGATATAGCACCCAAAGAGCTACAACCGCACAAAACAGGTTGCAAATAGTTACGATAGTAACTTACCTCAATTTGGCGAGTCTTAGAAATCAAGGAGGTGCAGAGAATGTACGCAATTATTGAAACTGGTGGTAAACAAATCAAGGTTCAAGAAGGACAAGAAATCTACATCGAAAAACTATTCGCTGATGCTGGTGAAGAAGTTAGCTTCGATAAAGTCCTAATGGTAGGTGGAAACGATGTTAAAGTAGGTGCTCCATACGTGGAAGGCGCTACTGTAACGGCTAAAGTTGAAAAACATGGTCGCGACAAGAAAATCATCGTTTGGAAAATGAAAGCTAAAAAGAACTACCGTCGTAAGCAAGGTCATCGTCAACCTTACACTAAAGTTGTTATCGAAAAAATCAACGCGTAAGGCATAAGATGATTACTGTTGAGGTAGAACGTAATCAAAATAAAACTATTTCGTCTTTTTCTATGAGTGGTCATGCGGATGCTGGTCCTTATGGACAAGACATTGTATGTGCTGGTGCTTCCGCAGTATCCTTCGGGACAGTCAATGCTATAGCAGAGCTATGCGATGTGAAGCTTGATATTGAGATGGAGGATGACGGTGGCTTTCTCCGCTGCTCTGTTCCACAAGGGTTGGACGAGCAAACATATGAGAAAGTACAGCTACTTTTAAGTGGGATGGTTGTATCTCTAAACTCAATTGCTGCAGAGTACGGCAAACATATTAAAATCAGTGAAAACTAAAAAACTAGGAGGTGAATCTCATGTTAAAAATGAACCTTCAATTTTTCGCAAGTAAAAAAGGGGTAGGTAGTACAAAGAACGGTCGTGACTCAATCTCGAAACGTCTTGGTGCTAAACGTGCTGATGGTCAATTCGTGTCTGGCGGATCAATCTTAGTTCGTCAACGTGGAACACGTATTTACCCTGGAACTAACGTTGGAAAAGGTGGAGACGATACTTTATTTGCTAAAGTAGACGGCGTTGTTAAATTCGAACGTCTTGGTCGTGACCGCAAACAAGTAAGCATCGTTCCAGCTGCTCAATAATAATAGTAAGCTCCCTCAGCTCATTTTATGGGTTGAGGGAGCTTTTTGTTTTTTAATAGACATCGCTTAGTTTAAATAGAGAGTATAAATAGTAGAGGAATAGTGCGAAGAATGTTTACTAACTACATACGATGTTTTATTTTGAAAATTTCACGATCGTGTTCACCTGTTTTACGGTCAAAGTAAGTAATATCATTCTTCATAGATGTTACTTCACCATGTAAATTATGAACATCCATAGTAAGTGAATCAAGCTTGGCATCAGTTTCTTCATGGCGATCATGAATTGCACGAACTAACTGATATAGTTCTTTTTGTCTTGCTAGTAAACTTGCTTGACCTTCTTCTAGAGTATTTTGTCTTTGTTCAAGCTTACCTTGTCTATGTTCAAGTCTAGCTTGACCTTCTTCTAAATTATCAAGTCTAACATTTACCTTCTGAAGTTCTTGTAGGATTAAGTCTAGTTTTTGTTCAGACATTATGTTTTCTCCCTTTCATAATTTATTTTGTTTGATTGTACTAGAGGAGAACTCTAGTTATTTTTTATAATAGCATAAGTATAACAGGGAAGGTATAGGATTAATCTTTTGGTGAGAAAAATGAGAGAGTAAAACATGATAAAGGGAATATATAATAATATAACGAATACTACAGTATGATGAATTCCGAATACAAAAATTAAAGAAAAGTTTAACTTAGAAAGTATATGAGCATACAGAATGTTAGAGGTGAAAGCCTGTGGAAACCTTTGAAGTATATAAAGATAAAGTGGTAAAAAAGATTATTGAGCGTTTTAACCCAATATGTATATACCTATTTGGCTCTTTTGTAAAAGGAACTGTTCGAAAGGATAGCGATGTAGACATTGCTTTTCTTTCTGAGGAAAAAACAGACCCTTATCAAGTTTTTTTAGTTGCTCAAGAAATAGCTGAAACCGTCCGTAGAGAGGTAGATTTAGTCAATTTAAGTGAAGCTTCGACAGTTTTTAAAATACAAGTTGTAGCGAATGGTAAATTATTATATTGTACGAATGAACAAAAGAAAGATGAGTTTGAGATGTTAGTTTATAAAATGTACGCGAAGTTAAATGAAGAACGAAAGCCAGTACTGGATGCAATTCGGGAAAGTGGGAGAATATATGAGTGATGAAATTATTTTAAATAAGGTAGCAATTATTGAGCGGTGCGTTCAACGTATCAAGGAAGAGTATGGTGGTAACCGAGAATCATTGAGTAATTATACTAAGCAAGACTCAATTGTTTTAAACATACAACGGGCGTGTGAGGCGAGTATTGATTTAGCGATGCATATTGTAGCTAGTAAGAAACTAGGTGTTCCACAAATTAGTAGGGAAGCCTTTGAATTATTAAAGGAGAATGGTGTAATTGGAGTTGAGTTAGCGAATCGACTAAAAGCAATGGTAGGTTTTCGAAATATTGCTGTCCATGACTATCAAAAGATTAACCTTTCTATTTTAGAAAAGATTGTAGAGTTGCATATTGATGATTTTAACACTTTCTCATCTACAATCCTTATATACTATAGGAGTGAGGAAAAGTGAAATTAACAGTCATAGGTTATTGGCACGGTTATCCTGAGCCAAATGAAGCAACATCGGGTTTTTTAGTAGAGAAAGATGGCTTTCGCTTATTAATTGACTGTGGTAGTGGGGTTGTGTCTCAATTGCAAAGCTATTGTGCTGTTACAGATTTAGATGCGGTAATCTTATCTCATTATCATCATGACCATATGGCAGATATAGGTGTTCTTCAGTATGCTCGTTTAATTCAATATTATATGGGCTATAAAGGGGAAGCTCTCTCGATATATGGTCATATGTTGGACAAAGAAAAGTTTAATCAGCTTTCATATCCACCCCATGTCAATTCGATTCCGTATGACCCTAATAAAAGGATAAACATTGGTCCATTTACGGTTTCCTTCAAACAAACGAAACACCCAGCACCTTGCTTTGCGATGAGAATTAGCGAGGGGGCGAATACGATTGTTTATACTGCAGATACAAGCTACATAGAAGAACTTGTTCCTTTTTCGTCAGAGTGTGATTTATTGATAGCTGAATCGAGTTTTTATGAAAATCAAGACGCTTCAAATACTGGACATATGAATAGTAAGGAAGCAGCAACATTAGCTGAAAAGTCAGGAGCAAAAGAGCTGTTGCTTACTCACCTTCCTCATTTTGGTGAATTAAGTCAATTAAAAAAGGAAGCTGAGACTTATTTTAATGGACCAGTTCATCTAGCAGAAAAAGGTTGGAGCTATACTGCTGTAAGGCATTGAAAAAATCAAATATGTTGATTCGAGAAGTAGTAATGGCTTCGCACGTTGCGCGCCTACTATGAGAAAAATAAGCCTCCTTGATCGGCTGCCGGCGTAAGGTGTTCCGCCTATATATCACTGTAATACAAGCTTTTCAATTGTGGGCTATGATGGAATTAAGTAAGACCCCCTTTTAATATACTTGTTGCACACGCTCTCGTTTTAGTGTGTGCCCTTTTTTTGTAGGGAACTGATCTCTGGTAAATTGGTAAATTCAACGAAACTGCTTCTTTCCACAGCCTTCCATTCATATGAAAAACGAATAAGGACACAGAAAAAGTGTGATTATCACTTTTTCTGTGTCCTATAAGTAGTTTGTAAAGTCGGTACCCTTTTCTCCCTCTTAGGTATTTGCTTTAGTTTACTTTAAACTTTAAAACGTTCACTCATAACAGATAAGGACTTTGATAGCTCTGTTAGCTTTAAGCCTATTTCATGTGTACTTTCTAATTGGTCTATTTGTTCGTTACTCATGCCTAGTATTTCTTCTGCACTCGCTAGTGTTTCCTGAGAAACAGATGTAAAACTTAGAGTTGCTTGTTCAATAATTGGAAGTACTTCCTGTAAATCCGCTAATTCTCCTTGCATACCTTGAATTTTAATACTGACCTTATTGATTTCTTCCATTAAATCATCAAATGATAATTTTGACTCGTTTGCGGTAGCTAAGTTTGCTGTAATTTTAGTGAGCATTTGGTCAAACTCTTCAGTCGCTCGAGTTGTAACATCTTCCATTGCAATAATAGACTCAGTAATTTTTACCGTTGATGTAGAAGATTGTTCTGCTAGCTTCCGAACTTCATTTGCAACAACGGCGAAGCCTTTTCCTGCTTCACCAGCTCTTGCAGCTTCTATTGTAGCATTAAGAGCAAGTAGCTTTGTTTGTTCAGCAATTCCTTGAATTAATCCAACAATATTAGATATAGATAAAGAGTGATTCTTCACTTCAGCGATTGTTTTTGTCATGTGATGAAAGTCTTTTTCAAATGAATGAATTGTAGTAATTAAATTTGTTATGCTTTGTTCTCCTGAATTTGCAGAGGTATTCATATCCTTTGAACTACTAAAGATAATCGACATATTGTTCATCATGTTTTCAATCTTTATTCTCATATCCTGAAAACTACCTCTACTGCTTTCAGAACTACTAGCTGTTTCCTCTGAGCCACTTTTTACTATATTAATTGCCTCAATTAATTGACGACTAGAGGACAGTGAATCATCGGATGAAAGCTTTAATTCTTCACCTGTCACTTCTAGGTCCTTTGTCGTTACCTTAAGTTCATTTAGCATACTACGCATCTGATCAATCATTGAATCGTAGCTTTTATTCAATGAAGTAATTTCAGGTAAAGTTGTTTTTATAGGAGAAGTATGCGTTAAATTTCCTTCGCGAGCTTCCCTCATCGTATTTCTCAATAGTGTAAGTGGCTTTGTAAGTGTACGTACAAATAAAATGATCAGAACCGTTGAAATAATGATACTGATTATAATCACAGTGAGTGTGTAGTTAGCCACTTGATTTATTGGCCCCATATAGGATGCTGTTGGCACGACTAAAATATAAGTGCCACTAATCTCCCTCATTTCTTGGTAAGCAATTGTGTATTCTATTCCATCTATTGTGTCGTGGAATACGCCATTTTCCGTTGTTACTATTTTATCTACTAAGGAATCTGAAAATTCGATACCACTGTCTTTACTTACGTTAAAAGGCACTGCTTGATTATCTTTTATGTAAAAAAATTCTGTTGTAATACCATCATCGTTTAATTGTCTCTGCTGGGTACGGATATGTGTTTCTAGCTGTTGAATAAAATATTCATAATCACTAACATATAAAAACTTTAAATTCGCAGCAGTATAAGACATAATGTCTGCTTCTCGCACAAGTCTATTTTCTATTGCTTGTAGCGTAGTCTCTTTTGCTTTAATGTATGATATCCCTCCAACTGCATTGGTTGCTAGTATTAATAGAAAAATAAATAGTATTAATAATCTAGTCCGTAAACTAAATTTATATAGTAGCTTTTCTACGATACTCCTTTTCTTACCTTGCCTAGCTCCCTTTATTTTTTTAAACAGTTTAATCTTCAAGTAAAATCCTCCCTATATTGTATATTGTGACTACATTCGACAATACCAATAAATTGTAAAGTGAATATTAATTTCATATAAACTTATTATTAATTGGAGTAATAACCTCGAGAGTCTACACTTTGTAAATGCATTTTAAAATTGATTTACAAAAAGTTTACAATACATTAAAACCTACTTAATAGAGTTTCAGTATCATAGCAATTGTGAGAGGGAAACAGTGACGAATTAAGTCTAATATTGTTACCCAGCTTACATAATTCTATTAATAGTCGTAGGGGGAAAAAAATGAAATTTTTTAAGCGAACGGCAATGGCACTAGGATTAACTTCACTAATGATGGTAGCTGCAGCATGTGGCGGAGGACAAACAAATGGGGGAACAACAACAGAAGACAATGATACTAACGATACAACTCAAGAAGAGGCTCCAGTAACAGATGAAGAATTATCAGGATCTGTTGTCATTGATGGGTCTGGGACAGTATTCCCATTCATGTCTCAAATGGCTGAGAATTATATGGTAAACAAGGAACAAAATGTTTCAGTTGAGGTAAGTCGTGCAGGTACATCTGCTGGGTTTGGTAGATTTTTAGTTAAAAATGGCACAGACTTCAATAATGCTTCACGCCATATCAGAGATACTGAAATTGAAGAAGCAGAAGCATTAGGTTTTGAAGTTCAAGAGTTAAAAGTAGCATTAGATGGATTAACATTCGTCATTAATAAAGAAAACGATTGGGCAACTGAACTAACAAAACAAGAATTAGTTGATATTTTCTTAGGAAGTTCTGATGTTAAAAACTGGTCTGATATTCGTCCTGAATTCCCGAATGAGCCAATTGCAGCTATGGGACCTAACGAAAACCATGGTACGTACGAATTCTTCTGGGAAGTTATTCTTGAAAAAGAGGATTTAAAAGATAATGTTAATCTTCAACAGGAGTATTCAACTCTAGTAAATCTTGTTGCTGAAGACAAGAATGGAATTGCGTTCTTTGGTTATGGTTACTATG encodes:
- the hepT gene encoding type VII toxin-antitoxin system HepT family RNase toxin produces the protein MSDEIILNKVAIIERCVQRIKEEYGGNRESLSNYTKQDSIVLNIQRACEASIDLAMHIVASKKLGVPQISREAFELLKENGVIGVELANRLKAMVGFRNIAVHDYQKINLSILEKIVELHIDDFNTFSSTILIYYRSEEK
- a CDS encoding PstS family phosphate ABC transporter substrate-binding protein produces the protein MKFFKRTAMALGLTSLMMVAAACGGGQTNGGTTTEDNDTNDTTQEEAPVTDEELSGSVVIDGSGTVFPFMSQMAENYMVNKEQNVSVEVSRAGTSAGFGRFLVKNGTDFNNASRHIRDTEIEEAEALGFEVQELKVALDGLTFVINKENDWATELTKQELVDIFLGSSDVKNWSDIRPEFPNEPIAAMGPNENHGTYEFFWEVILEKEDLKDNVNLQQEYSTLVNLVAEDKNGIAFFGYGYYVNNTDRLAAVNVDFGNGPVEPSLDTIAEDGEYGPFTRPVFTYLNLNMAQEKPQVLDFAVYAVENAQQVASETGFAPLSDADIQEYLETLNALK
- a CDS encoding MBL fold metallo-hydrolase, coding for MKLTVIGYWHGYPEPNEATSGFLVEKDGFRLLIDCGSGVVSQLQSYCAVTDLDAVILSHYHHDHMADIGVLQYARLIQYYMGYKGEALSIYGHMLDKEKFNQLSYPPHVNSIPYDPNKRINIGPFTVSFKQTKHPAPCFAMRISEGANTIVYTADTSYIEELVPFSSECDLLIAESSFYENQDASNTGHMNSKEAATLAEKSGAKELLLTHLPHFGELSQLKKEAETYFNGPVHLAEKGWSYTAVRH
- the mntA gene encoding type VII toxin-antitoxin system MntA family adenylyltransferase antitoxin; this encodes METFEVYKDKVVKKIIERFNPICIYLFGSFVKGTVRKDSDVDIAFLSEEKTDPYQVFLVAQEIAETVRREVDLVNLSEASTVFKIQVVANGKLLYCTNEQKKDEFEMLVYKMYAKLNEERKPVLDAIRESGRIYE
- a CDS encoding ribosomal-processing cysteine protease Prp, with the protein product MITVEVERNQNKTISSFSMSGHADAGPYGQDIVCAGASAVSFGTVNAIAELCDVKLDIEMEDDGGFLRCSVPQGLDEQTYEKVQLLLSGMVVSLNSIAAEYGKHIKISEN
- the rplU gene encoding 50S ribosomal protein L21, which codes for MYAIIETGGKQIKVQEGQEIYIEKLFADAGEEVSFDKVLMVGGNDVKVGAPYVEGATVTAKVEKHGRDKKIIVWKMKAKKNYRRKQGHRQPYTKVVIEKINA
- a CDS encoding methyl-accepting chemotaxis protein, whose protein sequence is MKIKLFKKIKGARQGKKRSIVEKLLYKFSLRTRLLILFIFLLILATNAVGGISYIKAKETTLQAIENRLVREADIMSYTAANLKFLYVSDYEYFIQQLETHIRTQQRQLNDDGITTEFFYIKDNQAVPFNVSKDSGIEFSDSLVDKIVTTENGVFHDTIDGIEYTIAYQEMREISGTYILVVPTASYMGPINQVANYTLTVIIISIIISTVLIILFVRTLTKPLTLLRNTMREAREGNLTHTSPIKTTLPEITSLNKSYDSMIDQMRSMLNELKVTTKDLEVTGEELKLSSDDSLSSSRQLIEAINIVKSGSEETASSSESSRGSFQDMRIKIENMMNNMSIIFSSSKDMNTSANSGEQSITNLITTIHSFEKDFHHMTKTIAEVKNHSLSISNIVGLIQGIAEQTKLLALNATIEAARAGEAGKGFAVVANEVRKLAEQSSTSTVKITESIIAMEDVTTRATEEFDQMLTKITANLATANESKLSFDDLMEEINKVSIKIQGMQGELADLQEVLPIIEQATLSFTSVSQETLASAEEILGMSNEQIDQLESTHEIGLKLTELSKSLSVMSERFKV
- the rpmA gene encoding 50S ribosomal protein L27, with product MLKMNLQFFASKKGVGSTKNGRDSISKRLGAKRADGQFVSGGSILVRQRGTRIYPGTNVGKGGDDTLFAKVDGVVKFERLGRDRKQVSIVPAAQ